From a single Halorussus limi genomic region:
- a CDS encoding class I SAM-dependent methyltransferase: MTEKRSTDGSSGRDEIFTTEDAIKLYTERVQDSTLFPAEQKAVERYFTDPNASVLDVGCGVGRVSHLLDERGFDVTGIDISQPMIEKARSLFPNLDFQVADIRNTTFNSGAFDYVVFSYYGLDYILPKAERVKALREIYRVLRPAGIIVFSSHNSWYKPLRRVAGDFIEHYFEGEKRGKVFSRYKIDSVPLGEVEVYLSNPVHQWLQLRKCGFTLLNVTGESEGRGRFFERDPHYVAKK, encoded by the coding sequence ATGACCGAGAAACGAAGCACTGACGGTAGTAGCGGACGCGATGAGATTTTCACTACCGAAGACGCCATCAAACTTTACACTGAGCGAGTACAGGACTCGACTCTGTTCCCCGCAGAGCAGAAGGCGGTAGAGCGGTATTTCACCGACCCTAACGCGTCGGTGCTGGACGTTGGCTGTGGGGTCGGTCGCGTTTCCCATCTGCTCGACGAACGAGGGTTCGACGTTACCGGAATTGACATCAGCCAGCCGATGATAGAGAAAGCCCGATCACTTTTTCCCAACCTTGACTTCCAGGTAGCAGATATCCGAAACACCACCTTCAATTCCGGTGCGTTTGATTATGTTGTATTCTCCTACTACGGGCTAGATTACATTCTCCCAAAGGCCGAACGAGTGAAAGCGCTCCGCGAGATTTATCGGGTCCTGCGGCCCGCCGGAATCATCGTGTTCTCGTCGCACAACAGCTGGTACAAACCTCTTCGTCGGGTAGCGGGGGACTTCATAGAGCACTATTTCGAGGGGGAGAAGCGCGGAAAGGTCTTCTCGCGGTACAAAATTGACAGCGTGCCCTTAGGCGAGGTGGAGGTCTACCTCTCGAATCCGGTTCACCAATGGCTACAGCTCCGCAAATGCGGATTCACGCTCCTCAATGTCACGGGGGAGTCTGAAGGACGAGGACGGTTCTTCGAGCGAGACCCCCACTACGTTGCCAAGAAGTAA